TGTTGCCGGCGCAGTCCACGGCGGCCTCTTCCCCGACAAGGGAGCATTTGCCGAGTACCTGAAGGTCGAGTCCGATCTGGCCTGGAAGGTCCCGGACAACGTCAGTGATACCGACGCAGCCACATACGGTGTCTCAGCTGTGACAGCGATGCTGAACTTGAACGTGCGCCACGGCCTCCCCTTCATCGACGGAAAGACTGCAGCTCCGAGAAACGAGACCATCTTTATCTACGCCGGATCAACCAGTGCCGGCCTGTACCATATCCAGCTCGCAAAGGCGGCCGGATGCACTGTCGTGACGACGGCCTCACCGCATTCCTTCGACCTGGTCAAGAAGTACGGTGCTGATGCAGTATACAACTACAGATCGCCCACGGTGGTCGAAGAGATCGTCAAGGATTATCCCGACATGTCAAAAGCTGTCGATTGCTTCTCCGAGGGAAAGTCGACGACAGTCTGCGCCGAGGttatcaagaagaagggcagcAAGGTCATCACTCTGCTGCCCAACGGCAAGTCCAAGTTTCCCAATGTCACATACGACCTGGTGATGGCGTACACGGCTCTTGGCCACCCTTTCCAGTGGCTGCCACCCATTGGCCCCAAGTTTGAGGTTCAGCCGGCAGACAGAGAAGGCTTGGTTCGTTTCTACTCTGTCCTTCCGCAAGCATTGCACATTGTGAAGCCGATCCCTACTATTGAAGAGAaggctggctttgatggAATACTCGAGGGTCTGGACAAACTCCGAGGGGGTAAGGTTTCGGGAGGCAAGCTGGTGGTCAGGTTCGGGGAGAAGTGATGGAAGCATAGCTGTGGACTACAAGTTCCAAACTCAGGGATGCTATTTTGTCCGACTGGAGACTGTAATTTGTAATAATATGTAGCTTTTTATGACCTATCCCATCATTTGGTATCCTTCGTAAATCTAAGAGA
This region of Fusarium keratoplasticum isolate Fu6.1 chromosome 7, whole genome shotgun sequence genomic DNA includes:
- a CDS encoding PKS-ER domain-containing protein; protein product: MKALKSNRSIVTRLLNAATNKSHCGMGGRVQDNVPVPTITSNEILVKVKAVALNPTDFKHLDIISPPGSTIGCDYAGVVDKVGDAAGATWKVGDRVAGAVHGGLFPDKGAFAEYLKVESDLAWKVPDNVSDTDAATYGVSAVTAMLNLNVRHGLPFIDGKTAAPRNETIFIYAGSTSAGLYHIQLAKAAGCTVVTTASPHSFDLVKKYGADAVYNYRSPTVVEEIVKDYPDMSKAVDCFSEGKSTTVCAEVIKKKGSKVITLLPNGKSKFPNVTYDLVMAYTALGHPFQWLPPIGPKFEVQPADREGLVRFYSVLPQALHIVKPIPTIEEKAGFDGILEGLDKLRGGKVSGGKLVVRFGEK